Proteins encoded together in one Porites lutea chromosome 2, jaPorLute2.1, whole genome shotgun sequence window:
- the LOC140925978 gene encoding adenosine receptor A2b-like, with protein sequence MHILKEVDGTITLFLLSVIVLHLSLMSSERFIAIKFALRYQAIVTKRRARIVSIAMWLWALVVNVAVPEVLQKTTGKDHRKYQRHMNTHECNTTHNTNQVHPTRWHLVFTATSMFLVPFLIILCSHTYIFIVSYKQRQFVRGQDRDVTGMPTIKHHLKGAHTLAIVVALCLLSIIALLVVTTLRVFRGKSLGGRDHQMFRLHKIVYDVAMFLNAICNPLIYGWKNEEFRNAFRKMLKCC encoded by the coding sequence ATGCATATTCTTAAAGAAGTAGACGGAACTATCACCTTGTTCCTCCTTTCGGTCATCGTTCTCCATCTCAGCTTAATGAGTTCAGAACGTTTCATCGCCATCAAGTTCGCCTTAAGATACCAAGCCATAGTAACCAAACGCCGAGCACGGATCGTTTCCATCGCGATGTGGCTGTGGGCTCTGGTCGTTAATGTGGCTGTTCCAGAGGTTCTTCAGAAGACAACAGGCAAGGATCACAGAAAATATCAGCGACATATGAATACACATGAATGTAATACAACACACAATACAAACCAAGTGCACCCTACCAGATGGCATCTTGTATTCACTGCTACGTCAATGTTTCTTGTCCCCTTCCTGATCATTTTATGCTCGCACACCTACATCTTCATAGTGTCCTACAAACAGAGACAATTTGTCAGAGGACAGGACCGCGACGTCACCGGAATGCCCACCATCAAGCATCACTTGAAAGGTGCCCACACTCTCGCCATTGTTGTAGCGCTGTGTCTACTCAGTATCATCGCTTTGCTGGTTGTGACAACCCTCCGAGTCTTCCGTGGCAAATCACTCGGGGGCCGCGACCATCAAATGTTCAGACTACACAAGATCGTCTACGACGTGGCCATGTTTTTGAATGCCATATGCAACCCTCTTATCTATGGGTggaaaaatgaagaatttaGAAACGCTTTTCGTAAGATGCTGAAATGCTGCTAA
- the LOC140925981 gene encoding adenosine receptor A2b-like, protein MKNNLPKGKFILMLNVHGIITIVALLGSYFVLRAFHKFRKLRTASNNILVSLSIADGLLAIPLILDIIQLCLKCNVGHCPHMHILKEVDGTITLFLLSVIILHLSLMSSERFIAIKFALRYQAIVTKRRARILSIAMWLWALVVNVAVPEVLQKTTGKDFRKFHRQMNTHECNTTHNTTQVHPIRWHLVFTAVSMFLVPLLIILCSYTYIFIVSYKQRQNVREQGRDIPGMLTVKHHMKGAHTLAIVVAVCLLSIIALLVVTSLRIVYGKSLGRRDQMLMENMVYDVAMFLNAVCNPLIYGWKNEEFRNAFRKMLKCC, encoded by the coding sequence ATGAAGAACAATTTACCGAAGGGGAAATTTATTCTAATGTTGAACGTTCATGGGATTATCACAATCGTTGCTTTGCTCGGGAGTTATTTCGTGCTAAGAGCGTTTCACAAATTTCGGAAACTGCGAACTGCTTCCAACAATATTCTGGTGAGTTTGTCTATCGCCGACGGCTTACTAGCGATTCCCTTGATTCTTGATATCATTCAGTTATGCCTTAAGTGTAATGTTGGGCATTGTCCACATATGCATATTCTTAAAGAAGTAGACGGAACTATCACCTTGTTCCTCCTTTCGGTCATTATTCTTCATCTCAGCTTAATGAGTTCAGAACGTTTCATCGCCATCAAGTTCGCCTTAAGATACCAAGCCATAGTGACCAAACGCCGAGCACGGATCCTTTCCATCGCGATGTGGCTGTGGGCTCTGGTCGTTAATGTGGCTGTTCCAGAGGTTCTTCAGAAGACAACAGGGAAagatttcagaaaatttcaccGACAGATGAATACACATGAATGTAATACAACACACAATACAACCCAAGTGCACCCCATCAGATGGCATCTTGTATTCACTGCTGTGTCAATGTTTCTTGTCCCCTTGCTGATCATTTTATGCTCGTACACCTACATTTTCATTGTGTCCTACAAACAGAGACAAAATGTCAGAGAGCAGGGCCGTGACATTCCAGGAATGCTCACCGTCAAGCATCACATGAAAGGTGCCCACACTCTCGCCATTGTTGTAGCGGTGTGTCTACTCAGTATCATCGCTTTGCTGGTTGTGACATCCCTCCGAATCGTCTATGGCAAATCACTCGGGCGCCGCGATCAAATGCTAATGGAGAATATGGTCTACGACGTGGCCATGTTTTTGAATGCCGTATGCAACCCCCTTATCTACGGATggaaaaatgaagaatttaGAAACGCTTTTCGTAAGATGCTGAAATGCTGCTAA
- the LOC140925979 gene encoding adrenocorticotropic hormone receptor-like, producing MNCSGRNHTSQKKTWKFILQLNFDVVITVAALLGSYLVLRAFHKFQNLRTASNIILVSFSIADGLLALSRILDIIHLSIRYNASEVKYLLRVPVLKEVSRTFTFFLVSVIILHLALMSVERFIAIKFALTYHTIVTKRRSRIVSIAMWLWALVVTIALPKVLKLMGKDFRNADSNTSQVLHTRWHLVFQAASMFLVPLLIILCSYTYIFIVSYKQRQHVREQGRDVRGMPIIKHQMKGARTLAIIVALCLLSIIPMLAVTFLRVFRGVSLGGRCHQKLLKQILYDVAMFLNAICNPLIYGWKNEEFRNAFRKMLKCCLVRKRF from the coding sequence ATGAATTGTTCTGGTCGAAACCATACCTCACAGAAGAAGACGTGGAAATTTATTCTACAGTTGAACTTTGATGTGGTTATCACAGTCGCTGCTTTGCTCGGCAGCTATTTGGTGCTCAGAgcgtttcacaaatttcaaaatttgcgaACTGCATCCAACATCATTCTGGTGAGTTTTTCCATCGCTGACGGTTTACTGGCGCTTTCCCGAATTCTAGACATCATTCACTTGAGCATAAGGTATAATGCTAGTGAAGTAAAGTATCTTTTACGTGTTCCTGTTCTTAAAGAGGTAAGCAGAACTTTCACCTTCTTTCTCGTTTCGGTCATCATTCTTCATCTCGCTTTAATGAGTGTGGAGCGTTTCATCGCCATTAAGTTCGCCTTAACATACCACACCATAGTGACCAAACGCCGATCGCGGATCGTTTCCATCGCAATGTGGCTGTGGGCTCTGGTCGTTACGATAGCTCTGCCAAAGGTACTTAAGCTAATGGGGAAAGATTTCAGAAATGCAGACAGTAATACCTCCCAAGTGCTCCACACCAGATGGCATCTTGTATTCCAAGCTGCGTCAATGTTTCTTGTCCCCCTGTTGATCATTTTATGCTCGTACACCTACATCTTCATAGTGTCCTACAAGCAGAGACAACATGTCAGAGAACAGGGCCGCGACGTTAGAGGAATGCCCATTATCAAGCATCAAATGAAAGGTGCCCGCACTCTCGCCATTATTGTAGCGCTGTGTCTGCTCAGTATCATCCCTATGCTGGCTGTGACTTTCCTCCGAGTCTTCCGTGGCGTATCACTCGGAGGCCGCTGCCATCAAAAGCTACTGAAGCAAATCCTTTACGACGTGGCCATGTTTTTGAATGCCATATGCAACCCTCTTATCTACGGATggaaaaatgaagaatttaGAAACGCTTTTCGTAAGATGCTGAAATGTTGCTTAGTGCGCAAACGTTTTTAG
- the LOC140925980 gene encoding adenosine receptor A2b-like → MSCNRGKCCYNETEMNATSKLCLEGCGLTKTEYIIMIHFHVILAVAAVFGSYLMLRAFHKFHSLRTASNVILASLSIADGLLAIPSVLDIIHLNLCFRDGHWSGILSNISSRSSFLLLSVIVLHLALISLERSIAVRFALRYHIIVTDRRALIVSIAMWLWAAAVMFVFPQVLKASIDDFEQFRQAMNPYSKTPEEPQNRDLSPLTKGYLIFLLITLLVIPLVIILWSSSYIFFVSLKHGRQIRQQADISGLPQIKHEMKANRTLAVVIAVCLLSIIPLLVVTCLRFFGKLSECGHPDRRPYKFIVYDVATGLNAISNPLIYGWKNKEFRSAFMKVLKCT, encoded by the coding sequence ATGTCCTGTAATAGAGGGAAATGTTGCTACAACGAAACAGAGATGAACGCTACCTCTAAACTTTGTCTCGAAGGCTGCGGTTTGACGAAGACTGAGTATATTATCATGATACATTTTCATGTCATTTTGGCCGTCGCAGCCGTTTTCGGCAGCTACCTCATGCTCCGGGCGTTCCACAAATTTCACAGTCTTCGAACTGCGTCAAACGTAATCTTGGCGAGTTTGTCCATTGCTGATGGATTGCTGGCTATCCCGTCAGTCCTAGACATCATACACTTAAATCTATGCTTTAGAGATGGGCATTGGTCTGGCATTCTGAGTAACATAAGCTCGCGTTCCAGCTTCCTTCTCCTTTCAGTTATCGTTCTTCACCTCGCCTTAATCAGTTTGGAACGGTCCATCGCCGTGAGATTCGCCTTGCGATACCACATCATAGTAACCGATCGCCGGGCACTGATCGTTTCTATCGCCATGTGGCTGTGGGCTGCCGCCGTTATGTTTGTTTTCCCACAGGTCCTTAAAGCATCCATCGACGATTTCGAACAATTTCGCCAGGCGATGAATCCTTATAGTAAGACTCCCGAAGAACCCCAAAATCGTGACTTGTCTCCTTTAACGAAAGGATATCTCATATTCTTGTTGATAACACTACTGGTTATCCCCCTAGTTATCATCTTATGGTCCTCCTCCTACATCTTCTTCGTGTCTCTTAAGCACGGAAGGCAGATCAGACAGCAAGCTGACATCTCAGGACTACCTCAAATCAAGCATGAAATGAAAGCCAACCGCACTCTCGCCGTGGTGATAGCAGTATGCCTTCTCAGTATCATACCGTTGTTGGTTGTCACATGCCTTCGCTTTTTCGGGAAGCTGTCCGAGTGTGGCCATCCAGATCGTAGGCCTTACAAGTTTATCGTTTACGACGTGGCGACTGGCTTGAACGCCATCAGCAATCCTCTTATTTACGgatggaaaaataaagaattcagAAGTGCTTTTATGAAAGTGCTGAAATGCACTTAG